gcacagaagttagatactggatgttttttcatgtagtacacacatacctgatagctttatttttacactgaaatttaaagttgatctaggacctgccctatcccagctataaatctgtcctcacatttaattccccctacaatgcaacatggttttgcccagatgcaaaattactcccttttttttatgctttgttctccttaatgactcagcccctaAATCTTTCTTTCTGCAAGGCTGTAGGGGAGACAGATGGTGATTATGTTTAGGAAGCAGGGCTGCTCCTTCCTCTGTTCACAACCGCTGCTTCTGGGCTGACTACCCCCTGTCTAATGACCCTCTGCCTGCTCAGACACCCAGGAAGTATTTGAAACCCCACCAATGCTGCTGCTCTGCCTGGGGGCTGCGAGTCCAAGACTAGCAGCGTAAACCCCCTCACATTCCCCATTGGAACATCAGGCAGTTATTGTACTTGTGAATAATTTTAAAACATCCTTAAATCATGTTATATGAATTTTCTGCTGCGCTGTGTTACTATTTTTCTAAGTACATCATtagtggcagcaggggggggggggggcatagagtCCAAGGACAGCGGTCTTATTGCTTTCTCTGTTTCCCTATAAAATAGACCCTGCAGAATCCTCCGCAGCCTGAATAACGGATATCCGTAGGCTCCCGGGGtacacacaatatatttattgcagCAGATGTCACTGGATCTATCCGTATGAAACGTAGATATGTCAGTGGGTCCAGATGGGGTAATAGCAGACGTTAGAGTAGAACATGCAGCCGCATCAGTCAGACAGTGTAACCAATCGCTATCTGTAATCCCAGCTGATTGGAGGATGGTAAATGTGGTTACACTACATGGGGAAGAATCTCTATTGGTCTGGTAGTCTCAGGTCAGTGGTtgggggtttcctcccacactggtaGGTTACCTGGCCTCCAACAACAAGGTGTGCGGGAATAGCAGCTGAGCGCGCCCAACATGGCGCGATGGATTGTGCTTTGAGACCTATTGGGAGACAGGCTTTATATAAAGAATTGTTTTTGCCGCCTCGTTacattattttatacattatattatgttTTGGACATGATCTTTCTCCTTCGGTTTCCTGTGGACCGTCCTGTGAAGCAGAGAAGCAGCGATCACAGAATGTGCCGGTAATGAATGGCTGCTTCATGGGGCGCGGTGAGGGCTACCGGGGAAAGATCGCTGCCACACCCTCGGGAATTCCCTGCCAGAGGTGGGATTCGCAGACTCCGCACAAGCACCGATTCACGCCTGAGAAATACCCGTGCAAGTGAGTAAGCGGCGCCCAGACGTGTTGCGGAGTCGGAGCAGAATCCGAGGTTTTACAATAAACTCCGTGGATCAAAAAGAAAACGTCTGATAGACCCTGGTCATGGGTTGGGGTGTAGgatgggaggaagagagagaatggGGGTGATTGTCACTGTAGTACCCATACATTACTTGTTATAAAGCTGAATGTTATATAATGTAGATATATCCTATCAGAAATACAGTTCTGTTACACGTCTTCTGATACTTGCAGACTTACCATTGTAATGTCTGTGACACATTCATCAGGCATTCTGCTGGCTTATAAAGCTGCTGACAGCTGTAGACTTGGGGGCAATAGATCTAACTACACAGACTTCAATCTTTAAGAAACATGAGGGCACTTCCTTATTAGATGGTCAGCAGTGCGGTTTGCTGTGGAATGGCTTATTACCTTTTAGCTGGCGTATAAAATACCAGGTAACCTCGCAGGTCTGCTCTACAGAGGGTAAAACGAACGTTAAGTCCTGTAACATTTCTCTTGCATGGTTCCGGGTTCAGTATAGATTGTAAACGCCAATAATGCAAAAGAAATTGTCACTTTCCAGCCAAACATAGTTGTGGGTGAGGATTGGTGAATGTGCGTCCAGCTTTCCGCTGATCTCTGACTGTTTAACGTTTGTGATTATTCATAGGGGACTGGATGCAAATTATTGCCGGAATCCGGATGGCACAGAAGCGCCCTGGTGCTTCACCACCAATCCTAACATGAGGGTGGTCTACTGCTTCCAGATCAAACGCTGCCCGGACGATATCCTGGACAAAGGTGAGACTCCGTACCCGCGGTCCTGCACCCATAGACACCGCCGGTCACGCTGACGTGTCCATGTAGTGTTGGTACTCCGCCAATTATTTGAGGGTTTACAAGTAACTGAGTGAGTGAAGGTTTAGTAAGAGGTCGTTTCCACCGTCTCCCATCACGTCAGAATTCGTTGTCTGTGTCAAAGCCTCTGAGGTCCGCACTGTATAGACTACGTCCCTAGGGTGGGGCCAGAGATTAAATGGGTGGGGGATTGCCTCCCCAAGCATCTACTAATGTCGCCAAGCCATCAAATGTAATAACAAGCGGTTCACACTTCAAATCCTGTCCCTCACAAAACTACACTACCATTTACACAACCCTGATGGATGTGAGATGATTTGGCTGTATCCAGTCATTCTCCATTGTTTGTACCTGGCCTTGTGTGTCCTACAAACCATCGTCCATGGATGGCTGGGTAATGACCTCTGCTTCTCACACAGGTTGTTTCACTGGCAATGGAGAGACCTACAACGGGCGTGCGAATAAGACGAGGAAGGGGATCCCCTGTAGCAACTGGAGTGAGAAATCCAATAGTCTTCAGTAGGTCCCACTGACGCCCCCTCTGTACCCCTAATCCCGGGAATGGAAGAGTCGCACAATAAACCATACGTTCTACTTTCCAGACTCTCTGCTGGCCAATCTCTGCAGGACAACTACTGCCGGAACCCCGATGGGGACAGTCACGGCCCCTGGTGTTACACTAATGACCCCAGCACACCCTTTGACTACTGCGGTATCAAACTCTGCGGTAAGGAAGAAATGGTGGTTACTATTGTGATAAGCCCAACGTGGTTGTACCGTAGTGTCCTCATTGTCACCGATTCCTCTCTTACAGACGGGGAGGCTCCGCTGGATCTAAAAGAAGCTGGTAAGATGTAGGTCTGTCCTCTTCAATCTTCACCACAATACCAAGAAAATAAACCTTTGGCTGTTGGACTGCTGGGAATAGTAGTCCTACCACAGCTACAAAACCTCAGGTTCATACGTCTGATCTAAACTTCCACATTGACGTATTACTTCAGTGATCCGTTCGGAGAGACATCTTTCGGTGTCTGTACTGGGTGTATCTGTTGGGTGTCTCTAATCCTCATCTCTCCTACTACCGCTGTCTCATTACAGGTAATATTGTCTTTGACTCATGTGGGAAAAGAATTGACAAACCTGTCAAAAAGGGGCGGATAGTGGGCGGTGAGCCTGGAAACTCCCCCTGGACCGTGAGCTTGCGTAACCGGTAAGCGGGAACGTATTTAAATCTATTAAAAACTCCCCCTGTGTCAcaaagttgtttttatttttttgtttgtttgttttctccctCTACCCAGACAAGGGGACCATTTCTGtgggggttccctggtgaaggaGGATTGGGTGATCAGCACCAGACAGTGCTTCACTTCCTGGTAAGATTTCCTGACAGCGCTAACACTGTGCACAGTCCTCTCCTCTACGGCAGCCATTGTGTGTATATCTGGCTGATTGTTACCGTCTCCTGCAGCGACGCTGACCTGTCCGGATATCGTGCGCTGGTGGGAACGCTCTTCATCAATCCTGGACCTAATGATCCTGATAAACAGTCTGTGCCCATCAGCCAGATTATGTGTGGTCCATCGGACTCCGGCCTGGTGATGCTGAAACTGGAATGGTGAGGAGGCCATGTTGTCCTCCTGTGTCCCACAATGCAACACATGGCGTGGCAGCAGCCATGTTGTCTTCATGTGTTGCATTGTGGGACACAGGGATGTTGGTATAGGCCGCGGCTCCTGGTAGGGAAAGACGACTCCTGCAGTCTGTACTCCACGGGTGTGACACCCGATGTACCTTAGTGTCTGCAGGAGGTGGAACTACCGGCCTCTTGATACCTGTGATTTTTATTATATCTGTCTGTTGGTCTTTGGGACTGACCGGACAGATGAGCCATGTCCGGGGTGTGTAGGGTGCAGGATGAGTCAAGGTTTCCATCCTCCAGGGGCTGGGTGTAGTTACTGATTCCCTGCCCTTGCCCACAAATATGGGGAGAAATATCCTGTTTCACCCACTGTCTTTGTGATCACTGTGCTTTGATTTTATATCTGTATCTTACGGAGTTATCTTGTCAATAACTACTAGATGTCCGTACAGCCCTCCGCTACTGGCAGATCGTGCGCGGTAGATTGGCAGTAGCTGGGTATCTGGTGACACAGAGTGGTTCTTCCTGGACCCCAGGGGCCACGTTCGTTATTAGCTGCCTTCCGAGTCTTCCTCCATAACTCTCTCTCCTTCCATCTCCCCAGGCCGGTGACCCTAAACTCCAGAGTGGCTCTGATATGTCTGCCCCCCGAGAGATACATTGTACCCGACGAAACCAGATGCGAGATTGCAGGCTGGGGCGACACCAGAGGTAAGTACATCCTGCCCTTTCCTAGGAGTACAGGGCTGCTCGTCAGATGGGTTTATAGAGATCCATAAAGGTGAATGTATCCTGTATTGAGGGTCCATTATCAAGGGCAATTTAGCCTCTCATTGTAATATTCATAGAAGCATCTGTGATTAACTAAATATACCTGAAATCACTGCTATTTATACATAACTAAATCCGTGCCGCATGTTGCTCCATTCTCCACATTAGCGTTGGGGGTTTAGAATCTTTGAGTTCAACGATTGACATCTGCAACATGCTATTGGCAACGGCTTATTTCATCACATTACAATGCTGCCACGCTGTCCTGCACCTCTAGGTCAAACGCAGGTCATCCAATTTTCATACCAGATGAAATCATGTTGGGTCTGGAAAGACCCCACAGAATAGTGCACACAGCTTTCCCAAAATATAAGACCATTGATCTTATGAAATGACAAACACCCCCTGCAGATAACCTCTCGACACCAACTCTCAGGATAGGTCACCATGGCACCTGCAGTGGGTGAAACCTGGTGCCACATAGGTGACCCTCTCCTATTATagctcagggggtaaatgtatcaagctgagagaaacctgcgggtttgaaaaagtggagatgttgcctatagcaaccaatcagattctagatgtcattttgtagaaggtactaaataaatgatagctagaatctgattggattttcaaacctgcgggaaaactctcagcttgatctatttacccccaggtcagctGCATGCACATAGATGGCCATCTCCTATAATGCCTTCCATCCACTACAGCAGACTGGTACAACGTCCAACAATCAAGGTGTCTACATGAAGCTTTCTGTCTCGTCCTCTGCAGGTACCGGGCATGAAACAGTCCTGAAGGTCGCTCACTTCTCTGTGATGACTAATGAGGAATGTAATAAGTACCCGAAGACCGTGGTGCGTGACAATGAGATCTGCACGAAGCCGCTGCCATTGGAAGTCGGCGCCTGTGAGGTGAGTCTGTCCATACAGTTCTGTATCCACCGCTGGCCGTGCGGCTGCTGCTGTCCTCGCGGCTTTGACCTTCGTCCACCAATCTTCTTTCTTGGCGACTTGCAGGGGGATTACGGGGGTCCGCTCGCCTGTCTGACCCATGACTGCTGGGTATTGGAAGGAGTTATTATACCGGCCCGTGGTTGTGGGAAGAAGAACCTACCGGCTGTATTCACCCGGGTCTCTGTCTACGTGGACTGGATCAGCAAGGTCATGAGGATGATCTGACCGATCCCGGATGATCGTCAATGTAATTTACTGTGAATAAAGATTGGACACTCTGGGATCAGAGGGGGGAGCAGAGGTTTGGAGAGGGGGTAATGGGTGTTTGGGATGCTGATATTGGGTGGAATTCCTGCAGttatattgtaaataattttattgttcattacgcagcattttttttatttttacacaaagcACCGTTTTAGTTGtttttccaaataaatattt
This window of the Mixophyes fleayi isolate aMixFle1 chromosome 8, aMixFle1.hap1, whole genome shotgun sequence genome carries:
- the MST1 gene encoding hepatocyte growth factor-like protein isoform X2, which produces MFYVTDPKPCTGTMMISFSALVICTITFVAAVVRSPLNDYQRSKATELVHVQEGTSKEEVKQEVHVCAKKCSELLDCRSFDYNLRTHSCRLLPWTQNSANVALQKNTDYDVYQKKDYVRDCVVGNGATYRGTVSTTAKGRTCQQWRLKFPHEHKYFPTSQNGLAENYCRNPDHDVKGPWCYTTDKNVRHDLCGIKACDKAECLQCNGEDYRGQVDRTESGRECQRWDLQSPHAHPFNPEKYPDKHLDDNYCRNPDGSERPWCYTTDSRVERQNCNISKCKKQRSQNVPVMNGCFMGRGEGYRGKIAATPSGIPCQRWDSQTPHKHRFTPEKYPCKGLDANYCRNPDGTEAPWCFTTNPNMRVVYCFQIKRCPDDILDKGCFTGNGETYNGRANKTRKGIPCSNWSEKSNSLQLSAGQSLQDNYCRNPDGDSHGPWCYTNDPSTPFDYCGIKLCDGEAPLDLKEAGNIVFDSCGKRIDKPVKKGRIVGGEPGNSPWTVSLRNRQGDHFCGGSLVKEDWVISTRQCFTSCDADLSGYRALVGTLFINPGPNDPDKQSVPISQIMCGPSDSGLVMLKLEWPVTLNSRVALICLPPERYIVPDETRCEIAGWGDTRGTGHETVLKVAHFSVMTNEECNKYPKTVVRDNEICTKPLPLEVGACEGDYGGPLACLTHDCWVLEGVIIPARGCGKKNLPAVFTRVSVYVDWISKVMRMI
- the MST1 gene encoding hepatocyte growth factor-like protein isoform X1 — protein: MFYVTDPKPCTGTMMISFSALVICTITFVAAVVRSPLNDYQRSKATELVHVQEGTSKEEVKQEVHVCAKKCSELLDCRSFDYNLRTHSCRLLPWTQNSANVALQKNTDYDVYQKKDYVRDCVVGNGATYRGTVSTTAKGRTCQQWRLKFPHEHKYFPTSQNGLAENYCRNPDHDVKGPWCYTTDKNVRHDLCGIKACDKAECLQCNGEDYRGQVDRTESGRECQRWDLQSPHAHPFNPEKYPDKHLDDNYCRNPDGSERPWCYTTDSRVERQNCNISKCTEKQRSQNVPVMNGCFMGRGEGYRGKIAATPSGIPCQRWDSQTPHKHRFTPEKYPCKGLDANYCRNPDGTEAPWCFTTNPNMRVVYCFQIKRCPDDILDKGCFTGNGETYNGRANKTRKGIPCSNWSEKSNSLQLSAGQSLQDNYCRNPDGDSHGPWCYTNDPSTPFDYCGIKLCDGEAPLDLKEAGNIVFDSCGKRIDKPVKKGRIVGGEPGNSPWTVSLRNRQGDHFCGGSLVKEDWVISTRQCFTSCDADLSGYRALVGTLFINPGPNDPDKQSVPISQIMCGPSDSGLVMLKLEWPVTLNSRVALICLPPERYIVPDETRCEIAGWGDTRGTGHETVLKVAHFSVMTNEECNKYPKTVVRDNEICTKPLPLEVGACEGDYGGPLACLTHDCWVLEGVIIPARGCGKKNLPAVFTRVSVYVDWISKVMRMI